GCAGCCCCTGAGTATAACATAACGACAGACGCCGCGCCCCGGACGGGACGCGGCGCAAGTTTCAGCGGACGGGCAACGTCGAGACGACCACGGTTGCCCCCCTGCCTCGGGCAGGGGCAGCGGCCTGCCGCCCCACGAGGTTTCAGCCCGGGGCCGGTCCATCGCTTCGGCCGCGGCCAGGGCCTACAACCGGTGGAAGCCTACGGCTTCGGCAGCGGCACCGGCGGCAGCGGGTTGGGCGGCAGCGAGGGCTGGGGGAAAGGGTTCGGCATCAACACCCCGATGCGATGCTCGGCCAGTTCGCCCTTCTGGCTGCGCAGGTTGCAGCGCACTTCGTAGAGGTTCATTCCACGCGGGAAATTCACCTTGATGGTGGAAGCGTTGGCCGCCCCGATCATGCGGGCATCGGTCTTCCAGCGGATCTGCTCGATGTGCGCGCCTTCCACCGTGAAGGTCCAGGTGTCGTTCTCGCGGGCGCTCATGTAATCCCAAGCGGGCTCACCGTTCACCAGCACGCGGGTGGCCCAGGCAGCCTGGGCGGCGGGCTTGGCCTGCGCCCGGAGCCCGGCGGGTTTCGGGCCGGTCGAGGGGGTCTGGGCGCGGCCACAGGCGGCCAGCGTCAGGGTGGCGGCCAGGCCAAGCAAAACGATACGGGTCACGGGGGGCACTCTCCAGACAGTCTTGAAACGAACGCGGCGCTGTCGTCATCGTAACAAATCATCATGTGTCTTTCATCTTTGCTTAATCTCATATTAATCAAAAAGCCCGGACGCGCCCGTTCCTCCGCAGCACATCCACGGGCGGAAACCGCGCTCCACACGCTCATCAGGGCCACGAACATTGGGCGCCCTCCCGCTCATCGTGGCGACCGTGAGCGGGCCCCCTGGGGCGGGGCGGAATATTCTGCGTGAAGCTAGGGGGCCTGTGACGAGACCCTTCGGAGGCCCACGATGCGCAGGCGCAGGTGGCCCTGCAGTGACTGCGCGAGCGCCGCCCCCAGCACCACCTGCACCTCAGCGGGCATCCAGGCGTAAAGCTGATCCGTCAGCTGGGAGACCTCGAACAGCGTCAGGTCGGGGCCGCCCAGCACCTCGATCACCGCGCCGTCGACCTCGCGCAACCAGGGCGCGAAGGCCCAGCTCTGACCGCAAAGTTCCTCGTCCTCGAAGACCCGCACGTTGAGCAGGCTGGCGGGCAAATCCTCGATCAGGCCGCTCACGTCGTCCATTTCCAGGTCGATCAGCTGACCTGGCCGGCGCACCCCCTGCGCGATGAAGGCCGCGGCCTGGCCGACCTCATCGTCCCGGCTCGACGCCCCTGAAGTCGCGCTCAGGGCGCTTTCGATCGCCAGGATGAGTTGCTCCGGCGCGACGTTCACGGCGACCCTCCCGGTGGCGCCAGCCGCCCCGCGCCGTCCGCCACCAGCTGGCCATCCACCAGCTCGATGACCCGGTCGGCGGCCTCGGCCAGTTCGGGATTGTGCGTCACCAGCACGATCGTCTGACCGTGCTGCTGGTTCTGCTCGCGCAACCACTCGTAGACCTTATGGCTGTTGCCCGTGTCCAGGTTGCCGGTCGGTTCGTCGCCGAGCAGCAGCAGCGGGCGATTGGCCAGCGCCCGGGCGATCGCCACGCGCTGCTGCTGGCCCCCGGAGAGCTCGTGAGGACGATGCCCGGCACGGTGGGTGAGTTCCAGGCGCTCCAGCAGCTCCTGCGCCCGGGCCTGCGCCGTGGCCCGGGCCACGCCGGCCACCAGCTGCGGCAACACCACGTTTTCCAGCGCCGTGAGTTCCGGCAACAAAAAATGAAACTGGAACACGAAGCCGACGTGTCGATTGCGCAGCGCCGCCAGTTCAGGATCGTGCATGCGGGCCGTGTCAGCGCCGTCGATACGGACGCTGCCACTGGTGGGGCGGTCGAGGGCGCCGAGCAGATACAGCAGCGTGCTCTTGCCTGAGCCCGAGGGCCCGGTGATGGCCACAAACTCGCCCCGGTCGATGCGCAGGCTGACGCCGTTCACCGCCATCACCGTGGTGTCACCCCCGTGCAAGGCCTTGGTGACGCCTTCGGCTTGCAAGGCCGGCAGAGCCAGGGGAGCGTCGGTCGCCTGCATCAACGGAAGAAGCGCCGTCCGAGGCGCACCGTCATGTGGGCCCCATACGCTGAGGCGGCATCGGCAGACAGTTCAACCCGAGCCGGCCCGATCGCGTCGAGCAAGGCATCCAGCAGCGCGGCCGAGCGCTGGGAGCCGGGCAGGCGATCGATCACGGCCGTCTCGTCGATGGCCTGGGGTGCCTTGGCGTGGCGCACCACCTGGAAACCCTGCTCCTGAAGCGTGTTGGCGAGCATGACCACCTTTTCCTCCGGGCCTTCCTCGTAAAGCACCTCGACGGTGGCACGCAGCTCCTCCGGCGACTTGAGGGTGGGCGTATTTTGCAACCTGGGCAAGAGCGCCTCCCAGCGTTTGGGCACCAGAACCCACTCCCCGCGGTCATTTGCCTCACCAGGCAACAGGGCGAAGGTCAGATTCCGGCCCTCGATCTTGCGCCATTTGAGCACGAGCTTCTCGAACTCCGGCCGATTGAGATTGGTCTCCATCACCGCTCCGGCGCGCGAAACGACCCGATTCAACCAGAGGTTGTTCCAGCTTTCCCGCAAGGTATTTTGCCACATGCGCACCAGCATCTGTTGCCGCTCGAGGCGATCGATCTCGTCCTCCGTCCGCTGAAACGCGA
Above is a genomic segment from Candidatus Sericytochromatia bacterium containing:
- a CDS encoding ABC transporter ATP-binding protein, with the protein product MAVNGVSLRIDRGEFVAITGPSGSGKSTLLYLLGALDRPTSGSVRIDGADTARMHDPELAALRNRHVGFVFQFHFLLPELTALENVVLPQLVAGVARATAQARAQELLERLELTHRAGHRPHELSGGQQQRVAIARALANRPLLLLGDEPTGNLDTGNSHKVYEWLREQNQQHGQTIVLVTHNPELAEAADRVIELVDGQLVADGAGRLAPPGGSP